CGATGACGGCGTAGGCATACCGCCTTACCGGCTCAATGAAGTCCTAAAACCCGGGGTCGGTTCCGGGAACGGGGTAGGCCTTTCCAATGTGAATGAACGCTTTAAGAGCCTGTACGGGGAGGACTACGGTCTTAGGATTCAAAGTAAAGAAGGCGTGGGTACCAAGATCTCCCTGCGGGTTCCCTTGTTTCATCCGGCCCACGCCAAGTAAAGAGTGCATGCTCCTATTTTAGGATTCCCGTTGTTCCCGCACCGGTTCGCCGGCCACCAGTCGGAACAACCCGTAAATGCCGGCGATGCCGACGATGGTATAAATGATCCTGCTGATGATAGCATCGGTTCCACCGAAAATGGCAGCCACCAGGTCATACTGGAATAACCCAACCAGCAACCAGTTCAAGGCTCCGATCACCATCA
The Clostridia bacterium genome window above contains:
- a CDS encoding DUF378 domain-containing protein; this translates as MFQLALALMVIGALNWLLVGLFQYDLVAAIFGGTDAIISRIIYTIVGIAGIYGLFRLVAGEPVREQRES